Proteins from a genomic interval of Lycium ferocissimum isolate CSIRO_LF1 chromosome 2, AGI_CSIRO_Lferr_CH_V1, whole genome shotgun sequence:
- the LOC132044238 gene encoding protein SCAR3-like isoform X3, whose translation MDSYEECHGPPRLHLLDKFDPGGPGSCLKRYSDPTFFKRASVGSDEEYIDKVLKEKKGRKIKKKRSSRRNGEVSRSASMPNYGSRMPLSSRNLDRRPSLVHSFSMYDNTLKSDGDSRHGSGLMERVSQPSFATQPEDGKSETVSSPVKMQHNQSFDYSFLEEKSDHAYNDIGNDLSQELTDFVSTSVAWNLKMQPDTLESKGSFDSISQLHHNNMSQESKGSFGSISQLHDNNMLDHAFPDERGDVVYDDICNSVAEEQAGHCTSFVTWNDKTEREKQESREFSSQFQIHHHALPDCASPDRRGDDEYSDRGNSFTEDQIDHNLLSVALSGKMRSAEAESKEIFYSPLQMNPSTSREDASPDEKLWVISDEESNNFPPEQVVPSSPFLTSSVKNERLDLIIQKYDVDESLETRQENLLLDTQVLDLATSENIEQSSEPKAEIIPRSISYESQVDDIESETDNFMDALNTYESESETDLDCQRKREMVLESSLKTESSLNGNLGNRADLSDRNLSIPTPEAAGIKSPENSGFGGNTNLASADSDPGAFSSSEKVKYEEIPENISSEFGEFLLPPQIARITLKPDSSIGVPSSKRSNILETSQEEPLVSNHITSSPRNPVSALPVVNKIQCGPSDSEKPPPLLLGTPSVKFWTNGGLLGLEPSKPPDGVINSVGQVYEANQNEVVVTSRQDPVPSSERHAGKQDNVQNTSREKADYQNSGQAVAFSINNISSRFSAKDLDVKLDKLSNLYQQNCTDKPLHSPLNGSGMASRTTGPVSPESLTIGAGQENGKNSSRILELGNRLLTNGFHGKLSLGWNDNTDSVSSLNTGSNEPINDYQHFMGRTIKDFPGRGSPFTSPSSSPPLGHMKISFQPIDSIETSKLKLRFPDRSSIHESNSDMFPSFQLVPEPSIPLQEVGSDSDDDTFSRSSPDLSEDYLSHQSESNSEQWEFGNSPNLKDHEVYNALHRISLTESTSTSFENDRTAHQDLHACSGRHIPFAEYSLEDSQSDNLFDLPVLDTQHSSFKHGVGNASSARDFLEQLSGKESTPPPPPLPPMQWQSMQSHSDDEQDDLHLFSENRDVFDHKKPGSTISHQPKPPPFKQNQVIEAALKSKQPHSIDTTGQQFADHAENGRGVNEKDDFLHQIRAKSFNLRRTVPAKPTGTTGPPANVKVTAILEKANAIRQAVGSDDGEDNWSDT comes from the exons ATGGATTCATACGAAGAATGTCATGGTCCGCCACGCTTGCATTTGCTTGACAA ATTTGACCCTGGTGGACCTGGATCTTGCTTGAAAAGGTATTCAGATCCGACTTTCTTTAAGAGAGCATCAGTTGGGTCTGATGAAGAATATATTGACAAAGtcctaaaagaaaagaagggtcgAAAGATTAAG AAGAAACGGTCATCGAGGAGGAATGGAGAAGTCTCTCGTAGTGCGTCTATGCCCAATTATGGTAGTAG AATGCCATTGTCTTCTAGAAATCTGGATAGGCGTCCTTCCTTGGTTCATAGTTTCTCCATGTATGATAACACCCTCAAATCTGACGGAGATTCGAGACATGGGTCGGGCCTGATGGAACGTGTTTCACAGCCAAGTTTCGCAACTCAACCTGAAGATGGCAAATCTGAGACTGTCTCATCTCCAGTAAAAATGCAGCATAATCAGtcctttgattattcttttcttGAAGAGAAGAGTGATCATGCTTACAATGATATTGGCAATGATTTGTCACAAGAGCTAACTGACTTTGTTTCGACTTCTGTTGCTTGGAACTTGAAGATGCAACCTGACACGCTAGAGTCTAAAGGATCCTTTGATTCGATTTCACAGCTACATCATAACAATATGTCGCAAGAGTCTAAAGGATCCTTTGGTTCGATTTCACAGCTACATGATAACAATATGCTTGATCATGCTTTTCCTGACGAAAGAGGTGATGTTGTTTATGATGACATTTGTAATAGTGTAGCAGAAGAGCAAGCTGGTCATTGCACATCTTTTGTTACTTGGAATGATAAAACAGAACGTGAGAAACAAGAGTCTAGAGAATTCTCTTCTCAATTCCAGATTCATCATCATGCTTTGCCTGATTGTGCTTCCCCTGATCGAAGAGGCGATGATGAGTACAGTGATAGGGGAAATAGCTTTACAGAGGACCAAATTGACCACAACTTATTGTCTGTTGCTTTGAGTGGTAAGATGAGATCTGCAGAAGCAGAGTCTAAAGAAATCTTCTACTCTCCGTTGCAGATGAATCCAAGTACTTCCAGAGAAGATGCTTCACCTGATGAAAAGCTTTGGGTCATATCTGATGAAGAGAGTAACAATTTTCCGCCAGAGCAAGTTGTTCCTAGTTCACCTTTCTTAACTAGCAGTGTTAAGAATGAACGATTGGACCTTATTATTCAGAAGTATGATGTTGATGAGAGTTTGGAGACACGTCAAGAAAATCTACTCCTAGATACACAGGTATTGGATTTAGCAACTTCTGAAAATATTGAACAAAGTTCTGAACCTAAGGCTGAAATTATACCAAGGTCAATTTCTTATGAAAGCCAGGTTGATGACATTGAAAGTGAAACTGACAATtttatggatgcacttaacacCTATGAGTCAGAGTCTGAAACTGATTTGGATTGTCAAAGAAAACGAGAGATGGTGCTGGAGTCTAGTTTGAAGACTGAATCATCCTTGAATGGAAACCTTGGAAATAGAGCAGATCTTTCTGATCGGAATTTGTCTATTCCTACACCTGAAGCCGCAGGTATAAAATCCCCTGAGAACAGTGGTTTTGGTGGTAATACCAACTTGGCATCTGCTGACTCTGATCCTGGAGCTTTCTCTTCCTCTGAGAAAGTAAAATATGAGGAAATTCCTGAGAATATCTCTTCAGAGTTTGGTGAGTTTTTATTGCCTCCTCAGATAGCTAGAATTACTTTAAAACCAGACAGTTCTATAGGTGTCCCTTCAAGTAAAAGATCCAATATTCTGGAAACATCACAAGAGGAACCACTTGTTAGCAATCATATCACCTCTAGCCCTAGGAATCCTGTTTCAGCATTGCCAGTGGTCAACAAGATCCAGTGTGGTCCTTCTGACTCTGAAAAACCTCCACCCCTACTTCTGGGCACTCCTTCAGTCAAATTCTGGACAAATGGTGGCTTGCTCGGGCTTGAGCCTTCAAAGCCGCCAGATGGTGTAATAAATAGTGTTGGTCAAGTATATGAAGCTAATCAAAATGAGGTAGTTGTTACTTCAAGGCAAGATCCTGTTCCCAGCAGTGAAAGACATGCAGGAAAACAAGATAATGTACAGAATACGTCAAGAGAGAAAGCTGATTACCAAAATTCTGGTCAAGCAGTTGCCTTTTCTATTAATAACATATCTTCAAGATTTTCAGCCAAAGATTTGGATGTCAAACTTGACAAGTTGAGTAATTTATACCAGCAAAATTGCACCGATAAGCCCCTGCACAGTCCTTTAAATGGATCTGGTATGGCATCTAGGACAACGGGACCAGTGAGTCCAGAATCCCTAACTATTGGAGCTGGTCAAGAGAATGGGAAGAATTCATCACGTATTCTTGAACTAGGTAATAGATTGCTAACAAATGGGTTCCACGGGAAACTCTCACTTGGTTGGAATGATAACACTGATTCAGTCAGTTCCTTGAACACTGGAAGCAATGAGCCGATAAACGATTATCAACATTTTATGGGTAGAACAATTAAAGACTTCCCAGGAAGAGGATCCCCATTTACGTCACCTTCTTCGTCACCCCCACTTGGACATATGAAAATCTCATTCCAGCCAATAGACAGCATTGAGACTTCCAAACTGAAACTCAGATTTCCTGATAGGAGTAGTATCCATGAAAGCAATAGCGATATGTTTCCTTCATTTCAGCTGGTACCAGAGCCTTCTATTCCTCTGCAAGAAGTTGGTTCAGATTCGGATGATGACACATTTTCCAGATCATCTCCCGATCTGTCAGAGGACTATCTTAGCCATCAGTCTGAGTCAAACTCTGAACAGTGGGAGTTCGGTAACTCTCCTAATTTAAAGGACCATGAAGTATACAATGCTTTGCATAGAATATCGTTAACTGAATCAACTTCAACATCTTTCGAGAATGACCGAACAGCTCATCAGGATTTGCACGCCTGCAGTGGACGTCACATTCCTTTTGCAGAGTACTCTCTGGAGGATTCTCAGTCTGATAATTTATTTGATCTTCCAGTTCTGGATACCCAGCATTCCTCATTCAAGCATGGAGTAGGTAATGCTTCGTCTGCAAGAGATTTTCTAGAGCAATTGTCTGGTAAGGAGTCTACACCACCTCCTCCACCTCTCCCTCCAATGCAGTGGCAGAGTATGCAATCACATTCAGATGACGAACAAGATGATCTACATCTTTTCTCTGAAAACCGTGATGTCTTTGATCACAAGAAGCCTGGATCTACCATTTCACATCAACCTAAGCCTCCTCCATTTAAGCAAAACCAAGTTATTGAAGCCGCACTGAAAAGCAAG CAGCCACACTCGATAGACACAACTGGGCAGCAATTTGCTGATCATGCTGAAAATGGCAGAGGAGTCAATGAAAAGGATGACTTCCTGCACCAGATTAGAGCAAAA TCCTTCAATCTGAGACGAACTGTTCCAGCAAAACCAACTGGAACTACAGGACCTCCAGCAAACGTCAAGGTCACTGCAATTTTGGAGAAAGCCAATGCAATCCGTCAG GCAGTTGGAAGTGATGATGGAGAAGATAATTGGAGTGACACTTGA